The Paenibacillus mucilaginosus 3016 genome includes the window CTCTCGCGTATCCAACCAAGATTGAAGTTCTGCCGAAGCTGGTATTCCGGAAATGCCATTCCTTATCCCTCCCAACCTTCTAGTATCTTAGTCCTTAGACGGATAGTTCCATAAATGATTAATATAGAAAACTTCCATACTTCTAAGATACCAGTTATTGGGGAAATTGAAAATGACTTTTTTGTCGAATTTAGAGATTTTTCATAAATTTTCCTATTCTATCGATCGCTTCGAGCAGCTGCGAAACCGAATAAGCATAGGAGCAGCGGACAAAGCCCTCTCCGCCGATGCCGAAGACCTGCCCCGGCACCACTGCGACCTTGGCCTCAAACAGGCAGCGCTCCGCAAATTCCGCCGAGCTGAGGCCCGTGGCTTGAATCGACGGGAACGCATAGAACGCGCCCTGCGGCTCGTGGCACTGAAGACCGATCTCCCGGAAGCCCTGGACGACCAGACGGCGCCGCTGGTTGTAGGACTCGACCATGCGGTCCTTCTCTTCCATCCCGTTCCTCAGCGCCTCAAGTGCGGCCACCTGGCCCATCGAAGGAGCGCACATCACCGTATATTGGTGAATTTTGGTCATGGCGGAGATGATGTCCCGGTGTCCGCAGGCATAGCCCATCCGCCAGCCGGTCATCGCGAAGGCCTTGGAGAAGCCACTGACGAGCACCGTGCGGTCGCGCATCCCCGGGATGGAAGCAAACGACACGTGCTTCCGGTCATACGTCAGCTCCGCATAGATTTCGTCGGATATCACGATAAGATCGTGCTCTTCGACGACTTTGGCGATCGGCAGCCAATCCTCGTAGGTCATTATGCCCCCGGTAGGATTGCTCGGATAGCACAGAATGAGAATCTTCGAGCGCGGCGTAATGGCATTCTTCAGCGACTCCGCCGTCAGCTTGAACTGGTCCTTGGCGAACGTCTCTATGCCGACCGGCACCCCGCCGCCGATCGCGGTAATCGGGTTGTAGGAGACATAGCACGGCTCCGGAATCAGAATCTCGTCTCCCGGCGTGACAAGAGCCCGCAGGGCCAGGTCGATCGCTTCACTGCCGCCCACCGTCACCAGCACCTCATCGGCCGGCTCATACGGCGTCTGGAACGATTCGTACAAATATTCGGCGATGGCCTCCCGCAGCTCCGGCAGACCGGAGTTCGGGGTGTACTTGGTGTTGCCGCGTTCGAGGGAATACACACAGGCTTCCCTGACGTGCCACGGCGTGCTGAAATCGGGCTCGCCCACGCCAAGGGAGATAATGTCCTTGCGTCCGCTCGCAAGGTCAAAGAACTTCCGGATGCCCGATGGCGGAATATCGCGTACGAGCGGTGCCAGATAACGGCTCATCGATTGGTTCTGGGTTTCCCCCGTTTGCTGTTTCGGCTCAATCATCGTTCCATCGTCCTTTACGGCGAGATTAACAGACGGTGGTCATCTTCGTGATCTTCGAAGGTGATGCCGTCCTGTTTGTATTTTTTGAGGATAAAATGCGTCTTGGTCGACAGCACGCGGTCGATCGGCGACAGCTTGTTGGAGACAAAGGAGGCCACTTCCTTGAGCGTCTTGCCTTCGATCTCGACGAGCAGATCGTACGCGCCCGACATGAGATAAACGGATTTTACTTCAGGATATAAGTAAATGCGCTCCGCAATCGCATCGAAGCCGCGGCCGCGCTCGGGAGTAATCTGCACTTCAATCAGCGCCGTAACCTTCTCATCGTCGACCTTCGCCCAATTGACGACCGTCGCGTACTTCACGATGATATGTTCTTCCTCCAGCTCGCGAATCGCTTGCGCCACTTCCGCCTCGGGCGCGGCGAGCATCGTTGCGATCAGCGCAGGGGTGCGGCGCGCATCTTCTTTTAATAACTCAATGATCTTCAGCTTGAACTGCTCCATGGCTTGGGGTCCTCCTACGGCCTTCAGGTTGTGCCGGATTCTTAGGGATCCGGCAAAAGGTTATTCCTCCATATTACACCTACGCCGCACCTTTTTGCAAAGCAAAAATAACCCTGGCAGCCGGTGCCAACGCTGCGGGCCGCTCCTGTGCAGAGGAAGCCGCGGGCCTCCCGGGAACAGCAAAAAAGCAG containing:
- a CDS encoding aminotransferase class I/II-fold pyridoxal phosphate-dependent enzyme, encoding MIEPKQQTGETQNQSMSRYLAPLVRDIPPSGIRKFFDLASGRKDIISLGVGEPDFSTPWHVREACVYSLERGNTKYTPNSGLPELREAIAEYLYESFQTPYEPADEVLVTVGGSEAIDLALRALVTPGDEILIPEPCYVSYNPITAIGGGVPVGIETFAKDQFKLTAESLKNAITPRSKILILCYPSNPTGGIMTYEDWLPIAKVVEEHDLIVISDEIYAELTYDRKHVSFASIPGMRDRTVLVSGFSKAFAMTGWRMGYACGHRDIISAMTKIHQYTVMCAPSMGQVAALEALRNGMEEKDRMVESYNQRRRLVVQGFREIGLQCHEPQGAFYAFPSIQATGLSSAEFAERCLFEAKVAVVPGQVFGIGGEGFVRCSYAYSVSQLLEAIDRIGKFMKNL
- a CDS encoding Lrp/AsnC family transcriptional regulator, giving the protein MEQFKLKIIELLKEDARRTPALIATMLAAPEAEVAQAIRELEEEHIIVKYATVVNWAKVDDEKVTALIEVQITPERGRGFDAIAERIYLYPEVKSVYLMSGAYDLLVEIEGKTLKEVASFVSNKLSPIDRVLSTKTHFILKKYKQDGITFEDHEDDHRLLISP